The window TtctctgctagctcatatgaaattaacttaaaacaatatattggAATAAatcgaattgttcgaattagataaagagaaagaaaccgacaaatatatgtgatataaACGTTGGTTCTAAGTTTGagatagagctttatgtttaaatatgatttaactataaaaaaatatgaaggtGGATTCATATTTAGAAGCtcgaaattgatgaaaattgtCAAAGTTGTAagaagtcaaaatgttgatttttcaatttgaaaagtcaaactttgacagcctttatattcaaatgcaATTTGAATTTCGTAAAAATGAATGCGGGTTCATACTCGAGAGATTAGAATTAGTCAAGATAAACAAAATGGCAAAAAgtcaaagtttaattttaacttgaaAGGTCAAATAATCATGTTGCCCTTTGACTAGAGTTAGCGGGAGAATCGAGCATTTAGTAGGACAAGTTTACATGTGATGTAAACACTAAGCCCACTAAGGCTAAGTGGAATGAGAGTTGTTAATCTAAGGTGACGTCTTTACATGCATTTTGCATGttagtattttataaaaggttttgaaaaatcattttccaataatattttataacttttttgaaattattcaatttttttcacatCTCTAATACGAAAAAGTTGGTTCTCTCAAGTTCAATTTCCATATCTCTctccttcaatttctttcacTCATCCAATCAACACTAGTAGTGGTTCTCAATTTGAGTTTATAAGAACATTATGAGAATTGAAAAGCTTCAAAGTTACGTTTTATATTAACCctaaattcatttaattaaagttgttgcatgttaattactaaattgtttaattaCAATTAGGGTAAAATTGATCCTGTTATTTCCATTGCGCATTTCTCGTGTTCCATCACTATCGATCTCCATATcgagttctttttttatggattGTTGTTTCAAGTGTTACTCCAATCGGACTTATGTTAAGATATGAATTGACTAACAGGAAAGTGCCTACTTTtatggttttaaaataaactaaaaaatccaaactaAATGAGGTAGTAATTTTAATTGACAAATCATAACTAAAAATCTACAATTTTGTTAAGTCTACAATTTTGTAAAGAATAAATTGGAAGACTGTATTGATCAACTTTTGTACTGGTTAtcattcaaatacaaaattttaatcaaaaataaaataatttgaggGGAATAATTTATTGGAAAAGGGATTATGGGTTACGCTGTGAATGGATGGGAGAGAGTTATTTATAAGGTTAATTAGAGTGAGAGTTCGAGGAAATATCATTCCATGTGATCGAATTGAGAGACTGACAATGAATTTCCAAAACCAAATACGTATTCCACAAACTGTTGGGTTAATTAGAGACCTTGGCCTTTTCTATATTCGCGAATATCTTGACCGTAATTACATGAACATCCtctctttcaaatttcttgCTTTCCTTTCCACTACTTTTCTTAATTCTATTGCCATTTCACATACACAGGCAAAGTACTTGTACTGCTTCTTGATGGCCGATCTATCCTTGGCTATCTGCGTTCCTTCGATAATTATGGTATTACTATtacattcttctttctttctttctttctttctttctctcttatattgatcttttttttaaaatagggaATATCATTCTTGAGACTGCTTTCGAAAGAATTGTTGTTGGCAATCAGTATTCTGATAACCCCATGGGTCGttttttgattattttttccaaGAATATTGTTCTAATTGGGAAACTCGTAATCTCGTTTCTCTCCCACCTTAATTTCATTACAATTTCCCCCCTCCTTTTCTTGTTTCTAGTCTCAGTTAACTTCTTAATTTCAGGAGCCCCGGTTGTACCAAATACCTCCACATATCACTCCTGTCTCACTCCTTCAGATTCTAATTGTAAGTAACTATCGAACACTACAACACAATGAAACAAACTTAACCCCGACTTTCATACTTGTTTACAACAACCTTTCTTCCCCTACTACTACAACTTTACtaaaccaaatattttattaagtcATTCCAAATAATGAAACAACTAActtttaacataattttgaacaaCCTTACATTCAAAGCAATTCTTAAACCCTGCCTGCTAATGTATGTAGgctagaaaagaagaaatggatttATTAGCGcttgaaagaagaattaagGTATGGATGGAGGAGCTCCTTGAAGATACATGATTCATGGGAAATAATCTGTTACTTCTCCAAGAAATCAAATCTTGAGAGTCCCATCAtttccaagttttttttttccttctttctttttgtattaaattttctattacaATGAATGAAAAGTCCCTTGAGAAATCAATTATCATATATTCAACACTCAACGGGTAAAAGGgttatttccaaaaaaatgtttaagagaaaaaaggtaaaattttcaTAGGGCTTAACTTTGATCTTAAATTTTTAGGATGGAGAGATTACCTATATAAAGTGTTAGAAGGTAAAATTATGGTCCCCTGTGGTGATTTCTGAGTCCATCCTGTATACAACTAAAGAAAATTAGcaacctttatttccttttgaaaaaagtatatcattattcattattcCACAATTAGAGAGcttttttttccaactcaATAGCATTACCATTACCATCCAATAACCTGTCGTTTCCCAGGAGCCTTTTGGAACGCTTAAAGCAAAATACTACGTGGCCACTGAGTCACCAAAGTAGAAAAAATGATGGATCATAACCAATCAAATCCAAGAATTAACTGTTCTTTACGTGAGATAGGCCTATAATCCATCCATCAATTACAACCAAACAGAtcacttctcttctttttttggatattAGTTCCATTATTATCTTCAATACTTCTTTAAAACAATAGTTAAAGAGAGCAAAAGATGAAGAccaaaatgagaaattattctAACATGACTACTATAAGAGGATTGTTTCGTAAGAATGGAATTCTACAATTTGTTTGTATGCTTCCTAATAATTAATAACCACTGATACTTTTACTATTTCTCTCTCATGCTTCTAAAATGTAGACAGTCAAGtgatttcctaaaataatttctcaaatagAAAAGTCTGCTGTGTGATGAGCTTACTCTAGAAATGGTAGGAGACATCAATGAACAACTATATtgtgtaaaaagaaaaataaataaataaagtctCAAGGTTGCAGGTGCGCAACTCACTCATTTATTCAACTGCCAGGAGGGGGAAAAAAGGCTGAACAATCGTAGATGACTGTACAATCACAATAATTTACAAGTACATATATCTCATCTATTACAGtatattaacaaattattatttttcctttttagtgCAAACAACACTAAGACTAGGAATAGGAGGAATCTATTAGAACAGCCTGGGAATGTGTAAACTGAATCCATGATGCCTACGTTTGAAGGTGCACAATGAAAGGAGCAGATTTAAGATTTCTGGGCAGGTGAAAAAGCAAATGTACAAATGCAACTAAAAAGCAAGAATAAAGACCATTTGTACCGTACTCGACAATGCACAGAACATTTCTACAGttcaatttcataataaaaaatgccCCTGCTGATATGACCAAGGCCATGCATCGGTTAAGcgttaaaaaatgcaaaaaagtACCCTAAAATAGAATTGTAATTACAATTATACCCTCAAACTTTGAATTGTAATAATTGAGCCCTTCAACTCATATAAGTCTTAAAATTGGACTCTTGAACTTCATAAGAAATTGTGTCCGTTGTACAAGTAATgaagtttcaattttcatcatttacaGTCCAATTTTTACAACTATTTTTGAGTTCGAGGGTCCAACTTTAACCCTGGTAGAAATTTGAGGGTCTTGAAAGTTTGAGAGTATAATTGCAACTACCATCATACTTTCATGGCtggtttttgcaatttgtgaaagaaacaaacagCTATTGATCTACATCTCCACTAATATGATCATCAATTCTATTAGAAGTAGAACAggttataaataaattatgtgcAACATGTGTTCATTATAGAAACGTAAAGGTACCAAATATACAATTAAAGATATCCTCATTAGACGGCATCTTGAACACAAGTTTAACTTGTCAAAGTATCACCTAAGTTTCTAAAGGTGCTAGGTTGGAGTGCCCATGTCTTGAAAGATACTCAAGAAAATGGTCCAAAGGAACTATCAGAATCCAGGCCGGTGAGTGACTGAGAGAGACAATTCCACTCTCAATTTCCAAGGAAAAGAATTGCTctgtattcaaattttaacgTTATCCTTTCTTCTGGCTTAACATATCGTTCGCTATTTATATGTCATGTCTAGCTCTGTTCTATAAACTAGGTGTCTCAATCAGAACTTCgttcataaataaaactaaatcaGAATCAGAACTAAGAACTAAATGAACTAATTGAGTTTAACCAAACCACTTAAGCCCCTGATAAAGAACAGAAAAAACAGCTTAATAATCTAACAGCATTGTAGTATAATCTGAAACCACATCATAGGATTTCGAATACTGCCAGAAGTTATAGCCAACTAGCGTCTAACAAGAAACTATTTGATAAAAGATTCTCAAACTTTTCAGATTCGATATGAAACTTGACTCGAATAGTGAATATCTCAAGATGAGTTGTGTTGGGTTCAAATTAGACATTACTTCATGCTCTTACTTTGCCAACCGTAAAGCCTTCCAAAATCTTCGTCGATTGAATACAGAACAAAAAGAGATAGACAACTAAATATGTTCGGGAAGAGGAAAAATTCTAGACTGTCAAGGATTATCAGTGACTGTGTCTCCAAGATTAGAACAGAAATACAGCATGgtacagaaaaaaaaaaatacatcatgGTGCACGACTTGAATGCTTTGCTTGGAAGGAGACAGCCAGATAATTTAGatgtgaaataaataataagaaatgaaaagcaCACAAAGAACAATTCCAATATGAacagaaatttagaaaaaaaaatgtggtaAGAAAAACAAGTAACATGCTTACAAGGCAGGAGAATTCAGGCTGAGGATATGGCTCCATTGGAAATATAAAGTAGCAGATCAATTGCAGAACCGGCTCACTCCCAAAATTAGAATGATGAACAATGAAACTCCAAAGTGGATTGACGACAAAGAAGGCAACCACCATATCATCCCAAAAACTCcaccaaaaattgaaagaatttgAGTAACTTGAAAATGGAGTAGCATGAGCTGTTATGTATCAGTGAGATCTCCTTCTCAAGTTATGGGTTACAGAGCAACCCTCAAAGAAATCCAAGATGGCATTTTCGAGTTCCTCAACCGAgtatttgatgtaattttcgGGGTGTCTTCCACTCTCTATGTGGTGGCCATGGAGGCCAAGAAACGACCTGTAGGCTGGGATCAACTTCTCAATTATGGATATGCGTAGCTCCTCCCTCAGCTGAGAATCTGGTATCAACCATGATGATTGTGTCCTGTGAACCTCCTCGAACATGGCGTTGAAAGTCTTGAATCTATCTCTAATTAGGCTCTTTGCAGGGCCGGAAGATAAGCTCCCCCCCACATTCAACCCTTCGTTTCGTAGGCAATACAGCACATTCACCCACGTTGTTCTCTCGTAGTTTGTCGCCGCCTGTCGATACTTCCCGGTAAGTCTTTTCAGATAAACATCTCCGATCATTTCTCGCAACTCCGGGGAtccttttatcttttgaaCGATGTAATGAACGTTGTTCATGATGAAGAGATGAGCTAGAGAAGGGTCTCTGTAGTGCCGGGACTTCCCCTCCAAATTGAATTGTAGAATCACGATACTCCATATAAGATGGAGCGCTAATGGCGTTTTTCCCTCTAGCTCACCGAAGTCCATATCTGGAATCGAGGGGTCGGCCGAGTACCTCGAGCCCGTCGATGGTTTTGACACGATGAGCTCGTCTAAGGTCACTTTGTAGTCCGAAATCAGACTCACATAGTTCATTACGTACCTTGTCAACGGATGAAGCGTCCCGCCGGGAACTGGATGCAGCGACGGCTCCCGTAGCACTGCATTTTCAAACTCCG of the Cucumis sativus cultivar 9930 chromosome 3, Cucumber_9930_V3, whole genome shotgun sequence genome contains:
- the LOC116402709 gene encoding uncharacterized protein LOC116402709 isoform X3; its protein translation is MDGRELFIRLIRVRVRGNIIPCDRIERLTMNFQNQIRIPQTVGLIRDLGLFYIREYLDRKVLVLLLDGRSILGYLRSFDNYGAPVVPNTSTYHSCLTPSDSNC
- the LOC116402709 gene encoding uncharacterized protein LOC116402709 isoform X1 — protein: MDGRELFIRLIRVRVRGNIIPCDRIERLTMNFQNQIRIPQTVGLIRDLGLFYIREYLDRNYMNILSFKFLAFLSTTFLNSIAISHTQAKYLYCFLMADLSLAICVPSIIMEPRLYQIPPHITPVSLLQILIARKEEMDLLALERRIKVWMEELLEDT
- the LOC116402709 gene encoding uncharacterized protein LOC116402709 isoform X2 gives rise to the protein MDGRELFIRLIRVRVRGNIIPCDRIERLTMNFQNQIRIPQTVGLIRDLGLFYIREYLDRKVLVLLLDGRSILGYLRSFDNYGAPVVPNTSTYHSCLTPSDSNCK